In Nymphaea colorata isolate Beijing-Zhang1983 chromosome 3, ASM883128v2, whole genome shotgun sequence, a genomic segment contains:
- the LOC116250580 gene encoding 2-methylpropanoate--CoA ligase CCL4-like isoform X1 yields MTVMDQLKPSLPNSPPLTPLTFLERAALVYGECTSIVYNGTSFTWSQTLERCLRLASSLSSLGIGRGDVVSVISPNIPAMYEMHFAVPMSGAIFNSINARLDARTISVILLHSESKLVIVDYQFLPVVNEALALVSAKTKSAPKMVLIKEDDSEDDDDLRPRASGSRPEIMATYEDLVKKGDPKFKWVWPLSEWTPMVLNYTSGTTSDPKGVVHCHRGLFIMSLNSLIDWGVTGQPVYLWTLPMFHANGWSFPWGMAALGGTNVCLRRFDPGTIFSAIAEHKVTHMCGAPVVLNMISNGAKSAQLPHPVQILTAGAPPPAAVLFRTEALGFSVSHGYGLTETGGLVVSCAWKQKWNRLPASDRARLKARQGVRALGMVEMDVVDKDTLKSVPRDGTTLGEIVLRGGCIMLGYLKNPEATAMSMRDGWFFTGDVGVMHPDGYLEIKDRSKDIIISGGENVSSVEVESILYTHPAINEAAIVARPDEYWGETPCAFLSLKPEHEGQITEADIISFCRQKLPHYMVPKTVLFEELPKTSTGKIQKFILRRKAKALGSPRVSIASRI; encoded by the exons ATGACGG tcATGGATCAGCTGAAGCCCAGTCTTCCTAATTCTCCCCCTCTCACTCCTCTCACCTTCCTAGAGAGAGCAGCTTTGGTCTATGGAGAGTGCACCTCAATCGTCTACAACGGGACCTCTTTCACATGGTCCCAAACGTTGGAGAGATGCCTGAGGCTCGCTTCCTCACTTTCGTCTCTGGGTATAGGCAGGGGAGATGTG GTTTCGGTCATTTCTCCCAACATCCCTGCCATGTACGAGATGCATTTTGCTGTCCCCATGTCTGGTGCCATCTTCAACAGCATCAACGCCCGCCTTGACGCTAGAACCATTTCGGTGATTCTACTTCACAGTGAGTCGAAGCTTGTCATTGTCGACTACCAGTTTTTGCCGGTTGTCAATGAAGCGCTCGCCCTGGTTTctgcaaaaacaaaatcagCCCCTAAGATGGTCTTaataaaagaagatgattctgAAGACGATGATGACCTAAGACCCAGAGCAAGCGGAAGCAGGCCAGAGATCATGGCGACATATGAAGACTTGGTGAAGAAAGGGGATCCCAAGTTCAAATGGGTATGGCCACTCAGCGAGTGGACACCGATGGTGCTCAACTATACATCCGGCACCACCTCCGACCCGAAGGGGGTCGTCCACTGCCACCGCGGCCTATTCATCATGTCCCTTAATTCATTGATTGATTGGGGGGTCACCGGCCAACCCGTGTACCTTTGGACGCTCCCCATGTTTCACGCTAATGGTTGGAGCTTCCCTTGGGGAATGGCTGCCCTGGGAGGAACCAACGTATGCCTGAGACGGTTCGACCCGGGCACCATATTCTCGGCCATAGCAGAACACAAGGTGACCCATATGTGCGGCGCACCGGTTGTGCTCAACATGATCAGCAATGGCGCCAAATCAGCTCAGTTGCCGCACCCAGTTCAGATCCTCACAGCCGGCGCGCCGCCACCTGCTGCAGTTCTCTTCCGGACTGAAGCACTCGGATTCTCGGTAAGCCACGGCTATGGATTGACGGAGACGGGAGGGTTGGTAGTGTCCTGTGCATGGAAACAGAAATGGAACCGCCTGCCTGCATCTGATCGAGCTAGGCTGAAGGCAAGGCAAGGGGTAAGGGCCCTAGGCATGGTTGAGATGGATGTGGTGGACAAGGACACACTGAAAAGTGTTCCTAGAGACGGCACCACACTGGGTGAGATAGTCTTAAGAGGAGGATGCATCATGTTAGGTTACCTAAAGAACCCGGAAGCCACAGCCATGAGCATGAGGGATGGCTGGTTCTTTACCGGCGACGTTGGAGTCATGCATCCAGATGGCTACCTAGAAATCAAGGACAGGTCCAAGGATATCATCATCAGTGGTGGTGAGAATGTCAGCAGTGTGGAAGTTGAGTCCATCTTGTACACTCACCCAGCCATCAATGAGGCGGCGATTGTGGCCCGGCCAGATGAATATTGGGGCGAGACTCCCTGTGCATTCCTGAGCCTGAAGCCAGAGCACGAGGGGCAAATTACAGAGGCAGACATCATTTCTTTCTGCAGGCAAAAGCTGCCTCACTACATGGTGCCGAAGACTGTTCTGTTTGAGGAGCTGCCCAAGACGTCAACTGGGAAGATTCAAAAGTTTATTCTGCGGCGGAAGGCCAAGGCTTTGGGTTCTCCCCGTGTCTCCATTGCAAGTAGGATATGA
- the LOC116250580 gene encoding 2-methylpropanoate--CoA ligase CCL4-like isoform X2: protein MDQLKPSLPNSPPLTPLTFLERAALVYGECTSIVYNGTSFTWSQTLERCLRLASSLSSLGIGRGDVVSVISPNIPAMYEMHFAVPMSGAIFNSINARLDARTISVILLHSESKLVIVDYQFLPVVNEALALVSAKTKSAPKMVLIKEDDSEDDDDLRPRASGSRPEIMATYEDLVKKGDPKFKWVWPLSEWTPMVLNYTSGTTSDPKGVVHCHRGLFIMSLNSLIDWGVTGQPVYLWTLPMFHANGWSFPWGMAALGGTNVCLRRFDPGTIFSAIAEHKVTHMCGAPVVLNMISNGAKSAQLPHPVQILTAGAPPPAAVLFRTEALGFSVSHGYGLTETGGLVVSCAWKQKWNRLPASDRARLKARQGVRALGMVEMDVVDKDTLKSVPRDGTTLGEIVLRGGCIMLGYLKNPEATAMSMRDGWFFTGDVGVMHPDGYLEIKDRSKDIIISGGENVSSVEVESILYTHPAINEAAIVARPDEYWGETPCAFLSLKPEHEGQITEADIISFCRQKLPHYMVPKTVLFEELPKTSTGKIQKFILRRKAKALGSPRVSIASRI, encoded by the exons ATGGATCAGCTGAAGCCCAGTCTTCCTAATTCTCCCCCTCTCACTCCTCTCACCTTCCTAGAGAGAGCAGCTTTGGTCTATGGAGAGTGCACCTCAATCGTCTACAACGGGACCTCTTTCACATGGTCCCAAACGTTGGAGAGATGCCTGAGGCTCGCTTCCTCACTTTCGTCTCTGGGTATAGGCAGGGGAGATGTG GTTTCGGTCATTTCTCCCAACATCCCTGCCATGTACGAGATGCATTTTGCTGTCCCCATGTCTGGTGCCATCTTCAACAGCATCAACGCCCGCCTTGACGCTAGAACCATTTCGGTGATTCTACTTCACAGTGAGTCGAAGCTTGTCATTGTCGACTACCAGTTTTTGCCGGTTGTCAATGAAGCGCTCGCCCTGGTTTctgcaaaaacaaaatcagCCCCTAAGATGGTCTTaataaaagaagatgattctgAAGACGATGATGACCTAAGACCCAGAGCAAGCGGAAGCAGGCCAGAGATCATGGCGACATATGAAGACTTGGTGAAGAAAGGGGATCCCAAGTTCAAATGGGTATGGCCACTCAGCGAGTGGACACCGATGGTGCTCAACTATACATCCGGCACCACCTCCGACCCGAAGGGGGTCGTCCACTGCCACCGCGGCCTATTCATCATGTCCCTTAATTCATTGATTGATTGGGGGGTCACCGGCCAACCCGTGTACCTTTGGACGCTCCCCATGTTTCACGCTAATGGTTGGAGCTTCCCTTGGGGAATGGCTGCCCTGGGAGGAACCAACGTATGCCTGAGACGGTTCGACCCGGGCACCATATTCTCGGCCATAGCAGAACACAAGGTGACCCATATGTGCGGCGCACCGGTTGTGCTCAACATGATCAGCAATGGCGCCAAATCAGCTCAGTTGCCGCACCCAGTTCAGATCCTCACAGCCGGCGCGCCGCCACCTGCTGCAGTTCTCTTCCGGACTGAAGCACTCGGATTCTCGGTAAGCCACGGCTATGGATTGACGGAGACGGGAGGGTTGGTAGTGTCCTGTGCATGGAAACAGAAATGGAACCGCCTGCCTGCATCTGATCGAGCTAGGCTGAAGGCAAGGCAAGGGGTAAGGGCCCTAGGCATGGTTGAGATGGATGTGGTGGACAAGGACACACTGAAAAGTGTTCCTAGAGACGGCACCACACTGGGTGAGATAGTCTTAAGAGGAGGATGCATCATGTTAGGTTACCTAAAGAACCCGGAAGCCACAGCCATGAGCATGAGGGATGGCTGGTTCTTTACCGGCGACGTTGGAGTCATGCATCCAGATGGCTACCTAGAAATCAAGGACAGGTCCAAGGATATCATCATCAGTGGTGGTGAGAATGTCAGCAGTGTGGAAGTTGAGTCCATCTTGTACACTCACCCAGCCATCAATGAGGCGGCGATTGTGGCCCGGCCAGATGAATATTGGGGCGAGACTCCCTGTGCATTCCTGAGCCTGAAGCCAGAGCACGAGGGGCAAATTACAGAGGCAGACATCATTTCTTTCTGCAGGCAAAAGCTGCCTCACTACATGGTGCCGAAGACTGTTCTGTTTGAGGAGCTGCCCAAGACGTCAACTGGGAAGATTCAAAAGTTTATTCTGCGGCGGAAGGCCAAGGCTTTGGGTTCTCCCCGTGTCTCCATTGCAAGTAGGATATGA